The sequence GTAGAGCTGGAGCTGCgaggtgtgtgtttctgtctgtctgtcagctcaGCTCTTAACAACAGAACACAGGGGTCACTCTGTTCAATCGAGGGATGTgccaaatgtaaaaatgttcatAACCtttaaacataattttttttttttttacagtttaaacatttaaattataatatacagtacaagaacctgaaatataaaatgtatttttatttgtttaacacttttttggttactacatgattccatatgtgttatttcataggtttgatgtcttcactattattctacaatgtagaaaattgtaaaataaagaaaaacccttgaatgagtaggtgtgtcagcttttgactggtactgtatatatttttttaaacatgtgAATTCACAATTCAGATAATGGTCCTGCATATGACCACTAGGGGGCAATACCAGACGGCACTTACTGCTGTCCCTCACCCACTCAGCAATGATGGTAGTTAATGACGTTTTTAGGCTCTCTGCTGTGTTATCAGTAGTCAGTACATGGGACTTCATATCCCACTTATGTTCAAAGACGTCCAACAATTTGTTGTTAATGCCATGTAGAGGGTGTTTGACATTGAGAGCTTGAGCTTTGTACTTTCAGAGcaatcattgtacaatttctccatTGGGGCCGTCAATGTTTTTCAACATGGCATCTTCTTGTGTCGTTCTATATATGCCATCAAGGCATTGAAGTGGACATCCTCTACCATTGAAAATGGCTGCATATCAACTGCAATAATTTCTGTAATCAGCTCTGTGACTTTTTCACTCCGTCCTTTATTGCACTTCTTTCGTGTGAAGAGCATTTATAATGTCTGTTGTTGGGGGCCTGCGCTGCTGCCAGCAATGATTTGGGTCTCACGGTGCCTCCCTTTCAGATAGTTAAGCACTGCACCTGTACTGCCACTGTAGCTCAATTCCACCTCGCAAAGTTTGCATTTCACcaccttctcatttaacttctcaaagtatCGCCATACAGGACTTCGCTGCTGTCGCTTCCCTGTCACACTCTCTGCCATTTTTCCAACTGTTAACAATGATGGAGTGCGGAGTGCTTTATATCTGTGGCAAATCGTTTGAAATATGCATGTCTCTTACTAACCTTACAGCGTTGTTGCATTAGGTATTTGTTGAATTGAAATGTTTCCCTTTATGATGATGATCGGAACATTTTACTGGTagttttgtgataactgcactgtgtttaaaaaaataaataataggtTAGTTAGTTTCTCTAAATGGTAACGATCCCAATTTCGTTGAAATGTTTAAACGTTCACATCCCTAGTTCCAGCTATGGtctgtttttttaaatgaccTTCAATCTATTGTCCTTACAAGTGTCATGACTGGCATTTTTCACTGCAAGGACAGTTGCTGGATCCTATAGCACTTTAACCCCTCCAGCAAATGTCTCACTTTATCCCTGTTATAGGAGTGGTATTTCCCTACCATTCCAAGATGGGACGCTACCATTTCAACTTCCTGGGGGCCCAGCGTGCGTGTGAGGAGCAGGAGTCAACCCTGGCCACCTTTGAGCAGCTCTTCACCGCCTGGGAGGAGGGGCTAGACTGGTGCAACGCCGGCTGGTTAGCTGACGGGACAGCTCAGTACCCAATCACCACGCCGCGGGAGGCCTGTGGGGGTGTGGACTTAGCCTCCGGTCTCCGTAGTTACGGACAACGCCACCGCCACCTCCACCGCTTTGACGCATTCTGTTTCTCAGCCGCCCCcaagggtcagtgtgtgtgtgtgtgttgttctccAAAAAACATCTCGCCTTGGAAACAAAACACATACAAAACACTTCCGCTAAAATAAGTGTAACAGGAGAAATGTGAATGATTGGAATTGTCAAACTTGTTTTAATCTGTCCCCTCCTTAGACATGCTCAGAACTTACTAGAATCTCCTGTCTATCTTTTCTGTCATAGGGacagtttacttcctgaaagATCCCCATAAGCTCAACTTCACCGAAGCGGTGGCGGCATGCACCACAGACGGCGGTCTCATCGCAAAGGTGGGCCAGCTCTATGCCGCCTGGCGGTTCATGGGATTGGACCGCTGCGACGCAGGTTGGTTGGCTGATGGGAGCATCCGTTACCCCATTGCAAAGGCCCGCCCTAACTGCGGCCCTTCAGAACCAGGGGTGCGGAATTTGGGATTCCCCCCTCtgcatcagaaatacagtgtctaCTGCAATCGGTAAACCTCCCCTCAACTTCCACTCAACAAAAACCAGAGGACAATAATAGTAAAGAGCACAACTACAGTACAACAGAAAGCCCATACAACTTCTCCATTCATCACAAACGGTGCACTGTTACACAACCCTTGCCTggatgctagttagcattagccagTTCTGCTGTCACAGTGTCCACTTTATAGTTCTAGTGAACTGTCGACATCTCCTCATACTGTACATAATATCAGTCATACCACCACTCCCCACTGAGACGCCAACCAGAACTGATACACAAACTGACTATTTAGTCTCGTATTGCCAGGTTTGTGTCACAGTAAAGAGTCGTTACATTTCAGACTCAGGGAAGGTGTTCAACCACTGCAAGGCCCGCCGCCCTCATAATGCTTTGCCAGTGATTTTGTTGTCCAACCAAGCTCTTTCCCTTGGTGTTTTGTTGAACTGTATGTAACTATCTCATTGTTCCTGCAGCACTTTCAGTTCAATGTATGTAATTCATAGTTTTAGGCCCATTTCTGGATTTCTGGATTATCCTGATGTGTTAAAATGTTTttccatgtcttgttttgtataAGGATTGAAATGGAATGATGAATTTGATGACAATGGGGGATGGTATATAGACTATGTCGTGATGGAAGGTGTTTTGACAGTATTTTATGACCACCCCTTGTAGAGAGCACGGTGTTCAAGTGTTCCATCTATATTATGCTACTTTAATCAAGTTATATGACATTAATAACTTTTCTAAGAAATTAATTATATCCTCCCTTCCTTGACGTTATCACCTGCGTCAGCAGGATTGTGGGTTCAATACCTGCGGCCACCCATAAgcaaaatgtatgcacgcatttTGTAAGGCACTTGAGATAAAAGCGTctactaaatggcatatatattaAATTG comes from Salmo trutta chromosome 7, fSalTru1.1, whole genome shotgun sequence and encodes:
- the hapln3 gene encoding hyaluronan and proteoglycan link protein 3, translating into MLSPLHPLLVVWMYLLVSNHAFPVYNNGFFYHDVMNGDGNGEIYIHRVRLHVESPQSSVSAARGSNITLPCHYRYEPEINGPRRTRVKWSWLPANGAGKTARETDVMVAMGNRHRSYGSFQGRVRLHRAAPGDMSLVINELHQNDTGRYRCEIIDGLEDESVTVELELRGVVFPYHSKMGRYHFNFLGAQRACEEQESTLATFEQLFTAWEEGLDWCNAGWLADGTAQYPITTPREACGGVDLASGLRSYGQRHRHLHRFDAFCFSAAPKGTVYFLKDPHKLNFTEAVAACTTDGGLIAKVGQLYAAWRFMGLDRCDAGWLADGSIRYPIAKARPNCGPSEPGVRNLGFPPLHQKYSVYCNR